The genomic DNA GTGGCTGGGGGAGTGGCCAGATGACCACACAAAGCTTAAGGGTGTGGTCCCTCAGGGCCCTGGGAGGggtatatataggggcgcctcaGGGGTCTGAGCCAGACCGCTGGGAGTCCTCGAGATGGCTAAGGCAACTAGGAAAACCCAGAACCCACCAGCTTGTAGCACAGCTACACAGCAATCAACATCAGGCCCCAGAAGGAGGAAGCCCGCGAAGACCCCCCGTCAACCCAAGACCGGAGGCAGCGGCAAGGTAAGACGACCCCACCCAACCCAAGCTCTTCTTCCCTAGTGTCACTTCCCACAAGACTCCTCTGTGCCCTTGCCTGGCAAACGCCCCCTCTTCCGATGGGTTCTCCCGAAGCCCCTGTCCCATCCACCCCCGACCCTGTTCCCCCAACCAGACACTCTGTTGTCTTTCCAGGTGACCAAACCAACCATAACGGTGAAAAGACAACTCCGGGGGACCGTGACCAAGAAAGCCCTGCTGAAGACtcccatttcttcaaagaaagtgaagaaaggcagagggacTGCCCTGTTCGGCCATTACCGCAGGATGAATAAAGCGCAGAATCCCCATGATTCGCAGCGGGACCAACCCAGCACCTCAAAGGTGCGTGGTGGCCGCTAACTCTAGAGTGAGGCCAAAGATTTCTGAGGTCTGCCCCTGAGAAATGGGTGGCTGTTTAGTCATCGAATTTCACACAAATGGGGCATACAAttggcaatgaaaataaaacgacctgttaaaaaaatctgtgtgtctctgtgaGTTCTCTGacggtggggagtggggaaggaaggggagaggtaggcgagcaagggagggagctTGGGcctgggggggttgggggtgagacCGGAAGGTCTGGTAGGCCAGAAAGTGGGGATAAGGGCCGGGTGGGAACTGAGCACCGAAGACGAGCTTCCCACAGAAGAGGAAGACCGGAAGAGGAGGAGACTTCGGATttctttgtgtgcgtgtgtgtgcgcacgcagaGGTGTGGACCTAGTTGGGGAGAGGTGTTATGTGTGGGGTGGCAGTGTCAGTCCCTGAAACAGCATGTGAGGTCACTGACTGCAGGTCGCCTACCTCACAATGGGTAGGTGTGCCCCACCCTGTCCTGTCAGCTGCAAAAGGCCCTCAAAAAACCTGAACTTCTCACCCTATGAAAAGCCCAAAGGACTAAAATAATGGTGTTTTGGGAGGCCACAAACCCAACATTGAATAGGCCACTTTCTTCctaagattacacacacacacacagacacacacacagagacacacacgcacacacgtacaaTTCAGGTCTATTTTGTGCCTTCTACGACCCTACCAAACTGAACATATAGCGTATGTTTATACTAACGATTTTAATGTCCCTGTCAGCTCATTCTAAAATCTGTGTCAGTTTGGGGTTGGTTTCCCTTTCTaagggtagttttgtttttgttttttgtgggtatTTTCTAACTTAGTGAAGATAGACAGCTGTTAATATGGTCAAAGGCCAggacaccaggctggctcagtcgggtgagcgtctgactttggctcgggtcatgatctcgtggttcatgagttctagccccacgtcaggctttgtgctgacaactcaagaaggcctggagccttcttcgtgtctcctgcttctgtgtctccctccctgtccctcccccgcttgaactctctctcactctcaaaaataaagagtaatatGGTCAAAGGCCAGCTCTATATCCCTCTTGTGAATTGTCtatattttttcacagttttctGTCAGGCTTTGGGTCCTTTATCCAATGATTTTCCAGTGTTTAAATATAAGGAAGTTTAGCCCTAATATTAGCCCTAATCAGGGATCTACATTACAATGTTTTCCCAGTTTGGTGGTTGTCTTTTatggtgtgtttttctttctcttttaaaagtttatttttactttttaaagtttatttattttgagtgagagaaagagagagagaggcaggggaggggggggagggagaatctcaagcagactgtcagtgcagagcctgacatggggctcaaacccacacactatgagatcatgacctgagccaaaaccaagagtaggttgcttaactgagtcacAAAGGTGCCCCTCTGCCTTTTACAATTTTGAGCAGTGTGATACATCCTGGGTGAGTAAGCAACTGGTGAACCCCAGGAAGTGAGTGTTTCAAGAGAAACCCAGGAAGCCCTACCAAGCCAAAAGGTGGCCTGCCCAGGAGAGCACCTCAGGCTGGCTGAACCTGCTAGCCTTAGGAAGCATAAGGCCGGTGGTGAAGCTCACCGTGTCTTTCCTTCAGGGCCGTAAGGCCAAATGGGCAACCCTCTACCTACGGAGCTGTAATGGGACACGATCACATGGTGTCTCCTCAAAGAAGCTGGAAGCTTGTTATGGCCAGAGCCAGCTTCATGAGCACAGGTCTGTGAGTTTGCACAGGGTACCATGTTTACAAGGGCACCGTGTACTTGGTTTGATGCTCTGCTCTTGGAATCTtgaaatttgtaataatttttgaacGGGGGCCCGCGTTTTCATTTTACACTCAGCCTTGCAAAGTGTGTAATTGGTTTTGCCCCCACCCTCAGGCCTCTGGAATCAGATTTTCTGTGGTGAGTGCCAGACCTCTAAGCACGAGGGCGTGAGTCCTGTGGCTGTACTGCCTCTCGGCTGCAAACAGTTCTCTGACTCTCTCATCCAATTTCACATGGGCAAGACATAAAGGCACAGGTAGACACCCTTAAGTGGATAGCAAACAAGTGCGTGGCCCTCAGGACACTCCTCCCAGCAGGTCCCCACGCCGGCCTGCTGGCACTCCCAAATGCAGCGTGCGTGCGAAACCAGGACCCCAGCTGCTGGGGCCTCCTGTCTGCATCTGAAAGCCATTCTTGCACTTTCCATTTGAAGCGAGACCGGAAGGTCTGGTAGGCCAGAAAGTGGGGATAAGGGCCGGGTGGGAACTGAGCACCGAGGACCGCAGGATGAATAAAGCGCAGAATCCCCATGATTCGCAGCGGGACCAACCCAGCACCTCAAAGGTGCGTGGTGGCCGCTAACTCTAGAGTGAGGCCAAAGATTTCTGAGGTCTGCCCCTGAGAAATGGGTGGCTGTTTAGTCATCGAATTTCACACAAATGGGGCATACAAttggcaatgaaaataaaacgacctgttaaaaaaatctgtgtgtctctgtgaGTTCTCTGacggtggggagtggggaaggaaggggagaggtaggcgagcaagggagggagctTGGGcctgggggggttgggggtgagacCGGAAGGTCTGGTAGGCCAGAAAGTGGGGATAAGGGCCGGGTGGGAACTGAGCACCGAAGACGAGCTTCCCACAGAAGAGGAAGACCGGAAGAGGAGGAGACTTCGGATttctttgtgtgcgtgtgtgtgcgcacgcagaGGTGTGGACCTAGTTGGGGAGAGGTGTTGTGTGTGGGGTGGCAGTGTCAGTCCCTGAAACAGCATGTGAGGTCACTGACTGCAGGTCGCCTACCTCACAATGGGTAGGTGTGCCCCACCCTGTCCTGTCAGCTGCAAAAGGCCCTCAAAAAACCTGAACTTCTCACCCTATGAAAAGCCCAAAGGACTAAAATAATGGTGTTTTGGGAGGCCACAAACCCAACATTGAATAGGCCACTTTCTTCctaagattacacacacacacacagagacacacacgcacacacgtacaaTTCAGGTCTATTTTGTGCCTTCTACGACCCTACCAAACTGAACATATAGCGTATGTTTATACTAACGATTTTAATGTCCCTGTCAGCTCATTCTAAAATCTGTGTCAGTTTGGGGTTGGTTTCCCTTTCTaagggtagttttgtttttgttttttgtgggtatTTTCTAACTTAGTGAAGATAGACAGCTGTTAATATGGTCAAAGGCCAggacaccaggctggctcagtcgggtgagcgtctgactttggctcgggtcatgatctcgtggttcatgagttctagccccacgtcaggctttgtgctgacaactcaagaaggcctggagccttcttcgtgtctcctgcttctgtgtctccctccctgtccctcccccgcttgaactctctctcactctcaaaaataaagattaatatgGTCAAAGGCCAGCTCTATATCCCTCTTGTGAATTGTCtatattttttcacagttttctGTCAGGCTTTGGGTCCTTTATCCAATGATTTTCCAATGTTTAAATATAAGGAAGTTTAGCCCTAATATTAGCCCTAATCAGGGATCTACATTACAATGTTTCCCCAGTTTGGTGGTTGTCTTTTatggtgtgtttttctttctcttttaaaagtttatttttactttttaaagtttatttattttgagtgagagaaagagagagagaggcaggggaggggggggagggagaatctcaagcagactgtcagtgcagagcctgacatggggctcaaacccacacactatgagatcatgacctgagccaaaaccaagagtaggttgcttaactgagtcacAAAGGTGCCCCTCTGCCTTTTACAATTTTGAGCAGTGTGATACATCCTGGGTGAGTAAGCAACTGGTGAACCCCAGGAAGTGAGTGTTTCAAGAGAAACCCAGGAAGCCCTACCAAGCCAAAAGGTGGCCTGCCCAGGAGAGCACCTCAGGCTGGCTGAACCTGCTAGTCTTAGGAAGCATAAGGCCGGTGGTGAAGCTCACCGTGTCTTTCCTTCAGGGCCGTAAGGCCAAATGGGCAACCCTCTACCTACGGAGCTGTAATGGGACACGATCACATGGTGTCTCCTCAAAGAAGCTGGAAGCTTGTTATGGCCAGAGCCAGCTTCATGAGCACAGGTCTGTGAGTTTGCACAGGGTACCATGTTTACAAGGGCACCGTGTACTTGGTTTGATGCTCTGCTCTTGGAATCTtgaaatttgtaataatttttgaacGGGGGCCCGCGTTTTCATTTTACACTCAGCCTTGCAAAGTGTGTAATTGGTTTTGCCCCCACCCTCAGGCCTCTGGAATCAGATTTTCTGTGGTGAGTGCCAGACCTCTAAGCACGAGGGCGTGAGTCCTGTGGCTGTACTGCCTCTCGGCTGCAAACAGTTCTCTGACTCTCTCATCCAATTTCACATGGGCAAGACATAAAGGCACAGGTAGACACCCTTAAGTGGATAGCAAACAAGTGCGTGGCCCTCAGGACACTCCTCCCAGCAGGTCCCCACGCCGGCCTGCTGGCACTCCCAAATGCAGCGTGCGTGCGAAACCAGGACCCCAGCTGCTGGGGCCTCCTGTCTGCATCTGAAAGCCATTCTTGCACTTTCCATTTGAAGCGAGACCGGAAGGTCTGGTAGGCCAGAAAGTGGGGATAAGGGCCGGGTGGGAACTGAGCACCGAGGACCGCAGGATGAATAAAGCGCAGAATCCCCATGATTCGCAGCGGGACCAACCCAGCACCTCAAAGGTGCGTGGTGGCCGCTAACTCTAGAGTGAGGCCAAAGATTTCTGAGGTCTGCCCCTGAGAAATGGGTGGCTGTTTAGTCATCGAATTTCACACAAATGGGGCATACAAttggcaatgaaaataaaacgacctgttaaaaaaatctgtgtgtctctgtgaGTTCTCTGacggtggggagtggggaaggaaggggagaggtaggcgagcaagggagggagctTGGGcctgggggggttgggggtgagacCGGAAGGTCTGGTAGGCCAGAAAGTGGGGATAAGGGCCGGGTGGGAACTGAGCACCGAAGACGAGCTTCCCACAGAAGAGGAAGACCGGAAGAGGAGGAGACTTCGGATttctttgtgtgcgtgtgtgtgcgcacgcagaGGTGTGGACCTAGTTGGGGAGAGGTGTTGTGTGTGGGGTGGCAGTGTCAGTCCCTGAAACAGCATGTGAGGTCACTGACTGCAGGTCGCCTACCTCACAATGGGTAGGTGTGCCCCACCCTGTCCTGTCAGCTGCAAAAGGCCCTCAAAAAACCTGAACTTCTCACCCTATGAAAAGCCCAAAGGACTAAAATAATGGTGTTTTGGGAGGCCACAAACCCAACATTGAATAGGCCACTTTCTTCctaagattacacacacacacacagagacacacacgcacacacgtacaaTTCAGGTCTATTTTGTGCCTTCTACGACCCTACCAAACTGAACATATAGCGTATGTTTATACTAACGATTTTAATGTCCCTGTCAGCTCATTCTAAAATCTGTGTCAGTTTGGGGTTGGTTTCCCTTTCTaagggtagttttgtttttgttttttgtgggtatTTTCTAACTTAGTGAAGATAGACAGCTGTTAATATGGTCAAAGGCCAggacaccaggctggctcagtcgggtgagcgtctgactttggctcgggtcatgatctcgtggttcatgagttctagccccacgtcaggctttgtgctgacaactcaagaaggcctggagccttcttcgtgtctcctgcttctgtgtctccctccctgtccctcccccgcttgaactctctctcactctcaaaaataaagattaatatgGTCAAAGGCCAGCTCTATATCCCTCTTGTGAATTGTCtatattttttcacagttttctGTCAGGCTTTGGGTCCTTTATCCAATGATTTTCCAATGTTTAAATATAAGGAAGTTTAGCCCTAATATTAGCCCTAATCAGGGATCTACATTACAATGTTTCCCCAGTTTGGTGGTTGTCTTTTatggtgtgtttttctttctcttttaaaagtttatttttactttttaaagtttatttattttgagtgagagaaagagagagagaggcaggggaggggggggagggagaatctcaagcagactgtcagtgcagagcctgacatggggctcaaacccacacactatgagatcatgacctgagccaaaaccaagagtaggttgcttaactgagtcacAAAGGTGCCCCTCTGCCTTTTACAATTTTGAGCAGTGTGATACATCCTGGGTGAGTAAGCAACTGGTGAACCCCAGGAAGTGAGTGTTTCAAGAGAAACCCAGGAAGCCCTACCAAGCCAAAAGGTGGCCTGCCCAGGAGAGCACCTCAGGCTGGCTGAACCTGCTAGCCTTAGGAAGCATAAGGCCGGTGGTGAAGCTCACCGTGTCTTTCCTTCAGGGCCGTAAGGCCAAATGGGCAACCCTCTACCTACGGAGCTGTAATGGGACACGATCACATGGTGTCTCCTCAAAGAAGCTGGAAGCTTGTTATGGCCAGAGCCAGCTTCATGAGCACAGGTCTGTGAGTTTGCACAGGGTACCATGTTTACAAGGGCACCGTGTACTTGGTTTGATGCTCTGCTCTTGGAATCTtgaaatttgtaataatttttgaacGGGGGCCCGCGTTTTCATTTTACACTCAGCCTTGCAAAGTGTGTAATTGGTTTTGCCCCCACCCTCAGGCCTCTGGAATCAGATTTTCTGTGGTGAGTGCCAGACCTCTAAGCACGAGGGCGTGAGTCCTGTGGCTGTACTGCCTCTCGGCTGCAAACAGTTCTCTGACTCTCTCATCCAATTTCACATGGGCAAGACATAAAGGCACAGGTAGACACCCTTAAGTGGATAGCAAACAAGTGCGTGGCCCTCAGGACACTCCTCCCAGCAGGTCCCCACGCCGGCCTGCTGGCACTCCCAAATGCAGCGTGCGTGCGAAACCAGGACCCCAGCTGCTGGGGCCTCCTGTCTGCATCTGAAAGCCATTCTTGCACTTTCCATTTGAAGCCACACCTTGAAACCCAGGGCAGCCCTGCTAGACGGAATGTTAGTGCAGATAATGCTCTTTGAATACTCTTGACTTCGAAGTTCTGAAACGAAGCCATGACCTGTGGGAGCTTGTGGTGTCCTCTGCTTTTGAGACAGAAGAAAGGGGTCGACAAAGTCTTTGTAGATTGCGAGGACATCAAAAGGCCCTGACGACCTTTATATAATCGTGAAGGATTCAACAACGTGGGGATGAAACGTTGCCCCAAGCGCTCGCGAATTCTAACATGAGGAAGAGGCGATGGGCAAAATATGCTGGTcagaatccaaaagcagcagaGGATGTGGGGGGCTCTGGGTGAAACCTCGCTTGTCTTGCCTGTCTAGTTGAAGCCAAATGAAAGCGCTTTGTCCTTTACCAAAAGCCCATTTTCTCTCCGTCTGTCTCCACAGCCGCGGAGATCTGACAAGGCCGATTTCAAACGCCGATGACCACACATTCTGGAGGATCGTACGTTCAGGGCACCACAAGCGGCTCCTTTCATGCCTTCCTTTTCTAACTTGCTAGCTGCACATCAGAGCTCTTGCCTGCCATGTAGAACATAAGCTGTATCATCTCTTTCTTCCATAGTCGCTCCAAGCTGAAAGTGACCCAGCTACAGAAACGGGTGTTTTGCACCTGCCAGGAATTTACTCTGGAGGAGTTTCTCTCTGCACTGCCTCCTCCGCTAAGCTTCTTCCAAGGAGGAGGGGGGTGAGCCTCAGGGTTCTACCTCTCAAGTGGCCCCTGGCACAACCGCTCCAAAGTGTCGGCTTGCGTTTCAGCTTTTCCTTCAATGGGTTGAGCAGGAACTTCTGAAATTTGGAGGGAGACGGATCTTGTCCCCTCTGAGTGTTCAGAGCTGAAGCATGGGGACAGCGGGCTTGGCAGCGGTGGGATAGTACTGTGGCAGGCGTTTCACTTTGGACCTGTGTCAGCAGTCCTGGGAGCCCTAGATGACTCAGCCTTGCTAGTCTATCTATGACATATGATCACAGAGGCTTACGCACAGGGCACTGGGGTCTAAGCATGCTGTGCCAGTGTAGCACTGGCCGACCTGCCACACGAAAGAATGTAGGAGCTCACTTTGGCTGCCGGCAAAGGCCCCCATGATAGGACTCGTCAGTCACCTGCTTTGTGAACCACTGATGTCACCATTGCTCAGCCATCGGAGCAGGCCCATGGGATTGAAAAGACCACCCAATACCAGTAATCACACAACGGTCTCTGATGCAGGCTGGCCCAGTAGCTGTCCCCGACCCCCATGCCTGCTTTCTGTCATTGGAGAGACCAGTTGCCCTGAGCACAGGGATCTCTGGAGTGCAACAGATTCCAATCAGGAATAAGTCAACACATTTCCTCTTATGACACATATGGCCCACACTGAAAAGGcagaagaacaaacagaaatCCCTTCCAGAGACAAAGTCTTCAAATCATGCGGTATTCACACTGGTGCTTCGTTTCTCTTGCTTTTAAGGATCTGGCTGCATTCCTGCAACATGCGAGAGACAAACCAAGATGACCCACGTCACACCTGTTAGGTGTGGCGGTCATTATCAAGAGAAACACTGACaaatacaaaacccagaaaccaaGTTGTGGCAAGGGTGTGGGGACATTGGAACCCTTGTACGCAGTTGCTGAGAACGTGACTTGTAAGAGACATTATGGCAAACAGTGTGACGGTTCCCCTGAAAATTAAGAATggattccactactgggtatctgTTCAGAAGAGTTGAAGCCGGGATCTCCAAGAGATGGCCGCACTCCCGTGTCCGTTGCTGCATCGTTCACAccagccaagaggtggaaacggCCGATGCATGGACAAAAACGAATACATGGTCTGTCCATACAGTGGCATATTatgcagtcataaaaaagaagtaaatcctgCTGTACATGACAGCACGGATGAACCCAGAGGACACGATACAAAGTGACACAAGCCGGCCACAGAAGGACAAATCCTGCACGATTCCACTTGCACAAGGGGATCTAagatagtcaaattcatagaagcaaAGAGAATGGTGGTTGCGAGGAGTTGTAGGGAGAGGGAGCGGGGAGAGGAAATAGGCACTTCTGGACAAAGGATATAGTTTCAGCCACGCTGTACAGCATTGTGCCGACCGCTAACAATACTCGATTGCACACTTAACAAATGTGTGAAGAGGGTGACTTTCCTGTTTGTTCTAgcacaagaaaaagaagataacccttggggcgcctgggtggctcggtctgttatgcattcgactcttgattttggctcaagtcgtgatctcacagctcctgagattgagccctgcgtcgggctctgcactgggtgtggagcctgcttgggattctgtctctctctctccctctctctctctctctctctctctctgcccctcccccactcgcacacacacctctcccactctcaaaataaatacacgtttaaaaaaagataacccTTTATTTACCGAGGAGCTGCAAGTAGCTGACACATCCTACTACCCTagcaccttcacccattttccgtCTCAGATGACACAGCTAAGATCGGGTGTCTAAGTTACCCTGAAAGGCCACTTGAACCACCTGTGCCTTCAAACGCAGCTCAAGCGCAACGTGGATCCCCACGGACCAGGAGGAGAGGCCCTGGCAAGAAAGGAGACCGGGGAGCAAGCGCGGGGCCAGAGTTTCGGATGTCACTGGGGGGCCTCCAGGCTGCCAATTCTGCTGACTTCAAACTGGACTTGACTGAGGACACTCATCTGTGATCCATGATGGTTCTGCCCCCTGCACGTGCTTGTTGATCCCATacacagagggggagaaagatgGCCACAGGCACATGGGAGAAAGAGACCCATTGGCCTGGGTGCTAGACCAGTGTTTCCCAACCTGTGAAACCACGCGTCTTTGAGGGGCCTCTGCATTAATACAGAGGGCTCAGTGTGGAAAGCAGGCCTTAACCCCAGAGCAAATAAATAGTCCAGATGCTTCCTGGGGGTAGCGTAGTATTGTGGTCAAGAGTAGGACTTTGGAGCTAGACGGCCTcggttcaaatctcagttctgaCAGTTTCTCACTTTGCCGTGTCTGTTTGCTCACCTAGATAATAGGGATATGTGTTAATATTTACGTAAGAGTTAGCATATGCGAAGCATGTAAATATTTGATCATTATTACATGCACATCACAGTTTCCTAATGTCTGCACTGTATATAATGTATAGATTATAGATTATAATAAgtgaaatacaaatgtattttaaaatgtaactaatCGAAAGTAGTTTATTGTCATTCTGCATTTTCTCAATCAACCAATGCCAAAAAGTATAATTACTGTCAAGTGAGGGCATCATGATTGATTGGGATGTACAAAATAAAGGATGGCAGGCCTCCTGAATGCGCTGCCCCTTGACCGTGGTGTTTCTGCAGCCATTCGTCTAGCTGGACCGAGTCTGAGATTCAGGACTTGGTGGGCCCAGCTTCTCATCCCAGCCCCACTCCTCTGTCAGTCATTCACAAAACTTTTATTAGGAACCTAATTATACTAGACCAAGATGAGACACTACCTCTCACCTGTGGAATGGACACCTAACTCCcagtttgttttgaaaattagacGATTAACATCTGTAAAATCGTCtagcaccgtgcctggcacagagaagatgCCCAATAAATGGCCACTATTTTCCTAACTTGTGAAATGGCAATTGAAAAATGGCCAAGTTATAACTTGCCTAAtctcttaaatatgaaaaatcacATAAGGTTCCATGGGAGTCACAAGAGGTGAAATGTACCCTGCCCTCTTCAAGCAGGGGCTGGGCAGATTATAATAATTAGATCTCATAAATCAGATCTTACAGGGCTACTGCTGTCCTTTGCGAAAAAGAGCCCAGCACACAGGTACTGGCAGGAGAGACCCTAGACTGGAAATGCTCCATGTCGTGTAGTTTAatcaggtggggggggggggtcaatgTTTAGTTGTAGATATGACTCCCAAAGGGGCTCTGATCTATATCACTATCCTTTAGATAAACATGTGGGCcaaagagaggagaaggggggggggggtctgagtGCTGGGCTGAAGGATGGGAGGATGAAGTGAGGCGGACCAGGAGCATCAATTAACTCCAGGTTCAGAACATCCATTTGTAATCACATCCCTGTGCTTGACATAACATTCCAGCATATGCATAAAGAACACTTCAGTAATGACGATAAATCCCCCCCCCGACATCAGGCATCAGGGTGACACGACATGTGCCACGAGCTTTCTGGAAGCTAGTTATGCATCCCCCAACCCGGCATGGAGGGTACAGGGGTGAATGAGTTGGACAAAGACCCTACCCTCATGGAGCTTGCAGTCGAGGAGGGGagacaaataaacacatgaacataaaatataatatcaaGGTGTGGTAAACACTATGAAGCAAAATGAATCAGGGAAAGGGGTCCACGAGTGACACCGTAAATGAGGCCGACGTAGAAGAGCTGTTTTAAGATGGAGTGGCCAAGAACAGTGTCTCTGAAGAGGTGACTTTTGAACAGAAGGGCGAATGTGGCAGGGGGAGCGAGCCCTGTGAAAGTCTGGGGCAAGTGTTCTGGTCAGATGGCCAGGCAAGTGCAAAGCAGAAGCATAAATGAGCTGGTGAGACC from Leopardus geoffroyi isolate Oge1 chromosome X, O.geoffroyi_Oge1_pat1.0, whole genome shotgun sequence includes the following:
- the LOC123594781 gene encoding uncharacterized protein CXorf51A-like; the encoded protein is MAKATRKTQNPPACSTATQQSTSGPRRRKPAKTPRQPKTGGSGKVTKPTITVKRQLRGTVTKKALLKTPISSKKVKKGRGTALFGHYRRMNKAQNPHDSQRDQPSTSKVRGGR